The genomic stretch GGGCGCCCATTGCTTCGCCGTGACAATTCTGCTGCTTCTGTTTCCAGCCCTGCATGCCTGCGTGGTTGTGGGGAATTTTATTGTTCACGCCTTTGTTTTGGGGCTGCAACTGGTCACCACCCGGCTCCCGCGCGTCATCGTACCCAGGCGCCGGCGGCTCGACCATGAACCGTTCGTTTCAATCCATGTACCGACGCACAACGAGCCCCCTGATCTGCTGATCCAGACGCTGCAGAGTCTGGGTCGCATCAAATGGGCGAATTTTGAGGTGCTCGTGATCGACAACAATACCACTGACCCGCGATTGTGGCGTCCGGTTGAAGCGTGCTGTCGTGAGCTTGGCGCGCGCTTTAGATTTTTTCACGTCGAGAATTTGAAAGGATTCAAGGCGGGCGCCCTTAATTATGTCCGACAGTTTATGCATCCTCGTTCCGAGTTTGTTTTTGTCGTAGATGCCGATTACGTCGTCGAGCGCGACTGTCTGCGTCGGGCCGTAAGGTATTTCACGGATCCCAATGTCGGCCTTGTCCAATTCCCGCAGGAATATCGCAACATCGGCAAAGGCAACTGGGGCGTTGCCCTGGATTTCAAGCACTTCTTTGCGGCGTACATGAACATGGCCAATCGTTTCGAATGCGTTCCTTCCACGGGCACCTTGAGTCTGATCAGCGTGGCGGCCCTCCGGTCAACGGAAGGGTTTTCCGAAAATATGATCACCGAAGACGCCGATCTGGGTCTGCGCCTGACGCTGCGAGGATACAAGAGCATTTATGTTCACGAAGCCATTGGCTACGGTGTCCTGCCACACGATCTGGAAAGCCTGAAGAAGCAGCGCTGGCGTTGGGCCTTCGGTAACGCCCAAATACTCAAATTGAACTGGCGGCATATTCTTTTCAGCGGGGAATTGAGGTGGCGCCAGAAGCTGGGCTTCCTGGCCCACCTGACGGCGTGGTTCAACTTCAATCTGATTCCCAGCCTGTCGCTGATTCTGCTTGCCCCGCTGGCATTGCTCGGGTTGTTGAGCCCGCTGCAACATTACATCGTGGTACTGTCTGGACTGACGCTGACGACTTTCATGGTGCTCAGATTCGGGACGCTTTTTTACGGACTACGGCGTGATGGCCACTCGTTGCGCGAGATCTGGCTGGCTTACTTCACTCACCTGAGCCTGGGATGGGTTTTCAGCGCCAGTTGGCTCAACTGCCTCTGGGACCATCGGTCGCCGTTCGTCCGGACGAACAAGTTCATCACCCGGCGCGTGCCCGGTTTTATTCAAACGGTCATGGCGGAATTGGCGCTCGGAACCGCTTTACTGGCCGCGGGGATCCTGCTGACGGTGACAGACTTCGTGATCGGCCCGGCCGCAGCCTGTCTTATGTGTGTTTCGCGCTTTGCAATTGTCTGGGTCTGGCATCAGATGCGCCATACTTTCCAACTAAGCTGTCAAGTCCGCGGATCCGACAAAAATCGCGGGGATATCAGAGGGCCGGTACGTTCAGACACGGCTTGTGAGGTATTTTGATTCGTCGGCTGCCGGGCGGTTGATCAAAGGTCAGTGACAGGCCTGATTGTTTCCTCCTGATCCGCATGCTTCTTCTCCTCTCGTGTGGGCAGTGAATGTGGAAAACCTTGTCATCCTGAACGCAGGCGTTAGACTTGCCGCGATGCAGTGATGAAATCCTTTGCGGAACTGAATTTCCCCGGACGCCTCATCGCCGTTGAGGGCCTGGATGGCTCGGGCAAATCCACGCAGATTTACCTTCTGAAACGCTGGCTGGAACTGCAGGGGCTAAAGGTCTTTTTCAGTGAATGGAATTCGTCCGACCTTGTAAAAAGCGCGACCAGCAAGGGAAAGAAGCGCGAGCTGCTCACGCCGACGACATTCAGCCTGATTCACGCCACCGACTTCGCGGACCGTTACGAACGCCAGCTCGTGCCCCTGCTGCGGGCCGGATACATCGTCCTTTGCGACCGTTACGTATTTACGGCTTTCGCGCGAGACACCGTGCGCGGCTGTCCGCCCAAATGGGTTCGCGGCATTTACAGCTTCGCGGCTTTGCCCGACCTGACGTTTTTTTTCAAAGCGAACCTCGAGGTCTCGCTCCACCGCATTCTGGATGGCCGGCCCGAGTTGAAATATTTCGAGGCGGGCATGGACCTGCGACTTTCCACGGATCCCTACGAAAGCTTCCGCATTTTCCAGGGCCGTGTCCTCGAGCAGTATCTGGCCATGAGCACGGAGTTCAATTTCCTGGTCATAGATGCCAACCAGAGGGTCGAAGAGCAACAATCGCTGGTGCGCCAGTTGCTCTCGGCGCGAATTGACCTGTCGAATTACATCCTGCCGAAATGAGGATGAACCGCATGGCCACAAACAAACGCGTCCGCACCATGGGTCCGGGGAAAAGCATCCGCCGTCTGGTGGTTCCGAAATCCACACCGAAGCGTTTTTATGGCCACGGGATCCCCGGCGTGGATCTGGAGAAATTGACCGGGAAACTTGTGGTGATCGAGGGGGCGGACGGCTCGGGGCGTTCGACGCAAATCGCGCGACTCGTCGAGTGGCTGGAAGGTTGTGGCCACGCCACCGTGCAGGTGGGTTTGAAACGCTCCACGTTGGTGAGCGAGGAACTGGAACGCGCGAAGCAGGGGAACATTTTGAGCCACGTCACACTGAGTCTGTTTTACGCCACGGACTTCGCCGACCAGCTGGAGAATATCATCCTGCCCGCGCTCAAGGCGGGCTTCATGGTGCTGGCGGACCGTTACATTTACACGCTCATGGTGCGCGACCTGGTGCGCGGCATCGACGAGGCCTGGTTGAAAAACGTTTACGGCACCGCGCTGGTGCCGGACGCCGTGTTTTATCTCAACGTTCCCCCGCGGCTGCTCGTGCAGCGCAACTTTCAAAAAAATCACATACTTGATTACTGGGAAAGTGGCATGGATATCGGCCTGTCGCGCGACATGTTCGATTGTTTTCTGCAGTATCAAGCCCTCGTCGAAAAGCAATTCCGCCGCCTGCAATCCACTTACGGTTTCACCATCGTCAACGGCGAACGCTCGGTCGAGGCGATCAACGCCGAATTACAGGAAAAAATCGAACAGGTCCTCGTCGGCCAATGAGTTTGCAACGCCAGTAATACCCGTCGTCCACCGCCATGCCCGGAGAGAATGATAAAAAGGACTGCGTGATCGGAGTCGATTTCGGCGGGACCAAAATCCTCGCGGGAGTGTTCGACGAGAAATTCGAGTGCCGCGGACGGGCCCGCGTGAGCACGAAGGCGGACCGCGGCGTGAGCGAAGTCATCGGACGCATCGCCCGCTGCGTCCGCGAGGCTGTTGATGAATGCGACCTCGATTTGAAGCAAATCAAGGCCGTCGGCATTGGCGCGCCCGGGGCCGTGGATTCGGAGTCCGGCAAGGTCATCTTCGCGCCCAACCTCGGCTGGAACGACGTGCCGTTGAAGAAGGAACTGGAGAAACAACTGGATGTTCCGGTCGTTCTGGAGAACGACTGCAACGTCTGCACACTGGGGGTTTATGAGGTGGAGTTGAAGGCGAAGCCGCGCGATGTCGTCGGCATTTTTCTGGGCACTGGCATCGGCGGCGGGCTGATCCTCGAGGGCAGGCTGTATTCAGGTTTCAATCGAACCGCGGGCGAAATCGGCCACATGGTGTTGGAAGTGGGCGGACCGAAGTGCGGCTGCGGCAACAAGGGCTGTTTCGAAGCGCTGGCCAGCCGCACCGCCATTTTCCGTAAAATCAAGGACGCGGTGAAAGAGGGCCAGAAGACGGTCTTGACGGAAATGCTCGGGCCGGAGCTGGAGGATTTGCGAAGCGGTGACCTGCGCAAGGCCATCAAACGCGGCGACAAGTTCGTCGAGCACATCATCGAAGAGGCCGCGGAATACACCGGCATTGCCGTGTCAAACGTGATCAACATTTTCAACCCTGAAGTGATCGTCATCGGCGGCGGATTGATGGAGCAGTTGGAGGATGAAATGCTGGCGATCATCGTGGAGACGGCGATGGATTACGCCATGGACGGCACCACCAAAGGGATCGAAATCATCGCCACGAAGCTCGCGGACGACGCGGGCATCACGGGAGGGGCCGTGCTGGCCCGCAAGCACGCCGAGTAAAACGGCGGGCACGGGGAATGGAAATGGAAAATACCGAACAAGCCTTTCCATCCGCTTCCCCACCCGGACCTTCAACCGCAGGTTCCGTTCGCCGGGCGGTCATTGATATCGGGACCAACTCGGTCAAATTGCTGGTGGCGGCCGTATCAGGACGACGCGTCGAGCCACTGCTGGAGGGGAGCGAGCAGACCCGGTTGGGCAGCGGCTTTTACGAGACACGCCGTTTGCAACCGGCTGCCATTGCCCACACGGCGCGTGTCGTGGCCGGGTTCGGGGAGAAAGCGCGCGAGTGGGCGGCGGCGCCCATACGTGTGATTGCGACCAGTGCCACGCGGGACGCCACCAATCAGGACGAACTTCTTGACGCCGTCCGCAGGGCGGCCGGCCTCGAGGTGGAGATCATTTCCGGAGAACAAGAGGCTGACTGGGTATTTCGCGGGGTCGTTTCCGATCCCGTCTTTGGCGGCCGGCCTCTCCTGATCGTCGATGTTGGAGGTGGAAGCACAGAATTCATCCTGGGCAACGGGGACCAACAACGGTTCCGCCACAGTTTTCCAATCGGCACAGTGCGCTTGATGGAGCAACTGTCGCGAAATGATCCGCCGTCCACCGCCGCGTGGGAGCGCTGCCGCGCGACAGTGAACTCGTTTTTGGATGGACATGTCCTGCCGGCCGTCGCGCCCGAACTGCGGGCCTTCCCGGCGCGCGCCGTGCAACTGGTGGGCACGGGCGGTACGACGACGATTCTGGCCAGAATCGAACTCGGGCTTGTCGCCTTCGACCGCGACCGCATCGAAGCGTTCCGGCTCGGGCGCGAACAAATCGTCCGTTTGCGCGAGCGCCTGTGGAATCTGCCGCTGACCGAAAGGAGAAAAATCGCCGGCCTGCCGTCCGACCGCGCCGACGTGATCTTGACCGGCGTGTCGATCTACGAGTCCTTGATGGAGAAGTTTGATTTTTCTGATTTGCGGGCCAGCACGCGCGGCCTGCGTTTCGCGGCAGTGATGGACAAAGCCGGCGGCCCGGTTCTTTGATCGACGGCGTCCCGAGTCTTCTGCGTTTTGTCGGTCGTCAACCCTTTCCCCGGCGCGGCAGACTCCTGCCTGCCTGATTCACGTCGCCTGTTGATGTTGCGTGTTTTTGGCGGTGAAAACGTCGTTCAGCGACGTCATCAGCAAAAGGGGCAGCTATGGTCCGCCTGTCTTTGCCTCACAACTGCGAGCCGGACCGGTCAATGATCCGGCAAACGCCATATTGATCCGACGGTCGGACAGTTTGCGGACGCCGGTCTTGCCGGCTCAATGCGCGGTTCCAATTGATCACGGCCTGTTGAAAAATCGAACAGTGAATAAATGAACATTGGCAGGCGCAAATATTCCGCTAAGCTCCGTGTCGATGCGGGACGAACACATGGCGATGAGGCGTGCCTTTACCTTGATCGAGTTGCTGGTGGTCATTGCCATCATTGCGATCCTCGCCGGCTTGCTGTTGCCCACGCTCAGCAAGGCGAAGGCAAAAGCTCAAAGCATTGCTTGTTTGAACAACTTAAAGCAATGGGGGTATGCGACACAGATCTACCTTGTTGACAACAACGATTTTCTGCCACCGGACGGTTCGCCCAACGGAATTTCGGTAAGTGGAGGTTGGTACATCGATCTCCCCCGTGTCCTGGGTCTCAAACCGTATAACGAGCTGCCCTGGCGAACGAACGCGGCGATCCCGCTGGAAAAGTCCATTTGGATTTGCCCGGCAAACACCAATCGCAGCAACGGGAATAATCTGTTTCACTACTGCCTCAACGAGCATGTCAATGGCACCGGCGTCAACAATATGCCGGTCCGGCACTCGACCATAAACCGGCCGACCCAAGTGGTATGGCTCTTCGATAACGGAAAAAAAGCGGCAGTTGCCCAGCAAAACAACGTTCACACCAATCTTCACGCCCGCGGTGCGCAGTTCACCTTCCTAGACGGCCATGCGGCCCGTTTCCGCAATCTGGCGTATTGGGATTTCAAGACTGACAAGGGGCGCACGAATAACCCCGACGTGATCTGGATTCCGAACGTTGACTAGACGTTTTGGCAGACCGGTGCTTCCACCTTGAAGCGCCCGTCGTCTTGTGGAAGGCTGCCGGCATGAACACTGTCGCATTGCTTT from Candidatus Angelobacter sp. encodes the following:
- a CDS encoding glycosyltransferase family 2 protein yields the protein MTKRLLLGAHCFAVTILLLLFPALHACVVVGNFIVHAFVLGLQLVTTRLPRVIVPRRRRLDHEPFVSIHVPTHNEPPDLLIQTLQSLGRIKWANFEVLVIDNNTTDPRLWRPVEACCRELGARFRFFHVENLKGFKAGALNYVRQFMHPRSEFVFVVDADYVVERDCLRRAVRYFTDPNVGLVQFPQEYRNIGKGNWGVALDFKHFFAAYMNMANRFECVPSTGTLSLISVAALRSTEGFSENMITEDADLGLRLTLRGYKSIYVHEAIGYGVLPHDLESLKKQRWRWAFGNAQILKLNWRHILFSGELRWRQKLGFLAHLTAWFNFNLIPSLSLILLAPLALLGLLSPLQHYIVVLSGLTLTTFMVLRFGTLFYGLRRDGHSLREIWLAYFTHLSLGWVFSASWLNCLWDHRSPFVRTNKFITRRVPGFIQTVMAELALGTALLAAGILLTVTDFVIGPAAACLMCVSRFAIVWVWHQMRHTFQLSCQVRGSDKNRGDIRGPVRSDTACEVF
- a CDS encoding thymidylate kinase codes for the protein MKSFAELNFPGRLIAVEGLDGSGKSTQIYLLKRWLELQGLKVFFSEWNSSDLVKSATSKGKKRELLTPTTFSLIHATDFADRYERQLVPLLRAGYIVLCDRYVFTAFARDTVRGCPPKWVRGIYSFAALPDLTFFFKANLEVSLHRILDGRPELKYFEAGMDLRLSTDPYESFRIFQGRVLEQYLAMSTEFNFLVIDANQRVEEQQSLVRQLLSARIDLSNYILPK
- a CDS encoding thymidylate kinase is translated as MATNKRVRTMGPGKSIRRLVVPKSTPKRFYGHGIPGVDLEKLTGKLVVIEGADGSGRSTQIARLVEWLEGCGHATVQVGLKRSTLVSEELERAKQGNILSHVTLSLFYATDFADQLENIILPALKAGFMVLADRYIYTLMVRDLVRGIDEAWLKNVYGTALVPDAVFYLNVPPRLLVQRNFQKNHILDYWESGMDIGLSRDMFDCFLQYQALVEKQFRRLQSTYGFTIVNGERSVEAINAELQEKIEQVLVGQ
- a CDS encoding ROK family protein yields the protein MPGENDKKDCVIGVDFGGTKILAGVFDEKFECRGRARVSTKADRGVSEVIGRIARCVREAVDECDLDLKQIKAVGIGAPGAVDSESGKVIFAPNLGWNDVPLKKELEKQLDVPVVLENDCNVCTLGVYEVELKAKPRDVVGIFLGTGIGGGLILEGRLYSGFNRTAGEIGHMVLEVGGPKCGCGNKGCFEALASRTAIFRKIKDAVKEGQKTVLTEMLGPELEDLRSGDLRKAIKRGDKFVEHIIEEAAEYTGIAVSNVINIFNPEVIVIGGGLMEQLEDEMLAIIVETAMDYAMDGTTKGIEIIATKLADDAGITGGAVLARKHAE
- a CDS encoding Ppx/GppA family phosphatase, producing MENTEQAFPSASPPGPSTAGSVRRAVIDIGTNSVKLLVAAVSGRRVEPLLEGSEQTRLGSGFYETRRLQPAAIAHTARVVAGFGEKAREWAAAPIRVIATSATRDATNQDELLDAVRRAAGLEVEIISGEQEADWVFRGVVSDPVFGGRPLLIVDVGGGSTEFILGNGDQQRFRHSFPIGTVRLMEQLSRNDPPSTAAWERCRATVNSFLDGHVLPAVAPELRAFPARAVQLVGTGGTTTILARIELGLVAFDRDRIEAFRLGREQIVRLRERLWNLPLTERRKIAGLPSDRADVILTGVSIYESLMEKFDFSDLRASTRGLRFAAVMDKAGGPVL
- a CDS encoding type II secretion system protein: MRDEHMAMRRAFTLIELLVVIAIIAILAGLLLPTLSKAKAKAQSIACLNNLKQWGYATQIYLVDNNDFLPPDGSPNGISVSGGWYIDLPRVLGLKPYNELPWRTNAAIPLEKSIWICPANTNRSNGNNLFHYCLNEHVNGTGVNNMPVRHSTINRPTQVVWLFDNGKKAAVAQQNNVHTNLHARGAQFTFLDGHAARFRNLAYWDFKTDKGRTNNPDVIWIPNVD